CAGGATGGGATTCAAGACCATCGTGTTCACTGTGAGCGTAGACAGCATCGCCCTTATGCCCTGCAATCCCAATATCGGAGGGAGTTCCAAGGGCCATCTGGTGCGTGAGGTGGACGCTCTGGGAGGCGAGATGGGGAAGGTGATCGACCGGACCTTCATCCAGTCCAAGATGCTGAACCGTTCCAAAGGGCCGGCGGTCCATTCTCTGCGGGCTCAGGCGGACAAGAACCGCTACAGCGCGGCTATGCGCCAGGTACTGGAGGATCAGGAGAACCTGGAGATTAAGCAGGCGGAAGTAGTAAAGATCCTGACGGAAGACGATCAGGTTACAGGTGTGCAGATCTATTCCGGCATGGTGATCCCCTGCCGGGCCGTGATCCTGTGTACCGGCACCTATCTCCGGGCCCGGTGTGTCTACGGGGATGTGAGTATGAACACAGGGCCAAATGGACTCCAGGCAGCCAATCATCTGACAGAATGCCTGAAGGATCTGGGGATCCAGATGTACCGCTTCAAGACCGGGACGCCGGCCAGGATCGACCGGAATTCCGTGGATTTCTCCAGGATGGAGGAGCAGTTTGGCGATGAGCGGGTAGTGCCCTTTTCCTTCACCACAGATCCGGAGGATGTGCAGATCGACCAGGTTTCCTGCTGGCTTACCTATACCAATGAGAAGACCCACGAGATCATCCGGGCCAATCTGGACCGCTCTCCTCTCTTCTCCGGTATGATCGAGGGAACGGGGCCAAGATACTGCCCTTCCATTGAAGATAAAGTGGTGAAATTTGCGGATAAGAACCGGCATCAGGTGTTTATCGAGCCGGAAGGCCTTACTACTAACGAAATGTATATCGGCGGCATGTCCAGTTCTCTTCCCGAGGACGTCCAGTACGCCATGTACCGGACGGTTCCGGGGCTTGAGCATGTGAAGATCGTGCGGAACGCCTATGCCATTGAATACGACTGTATCGATGCCAGGCAGCTTACTCCATCCCTGGAATTCCGCAAGATCAAAGGACTTTTCAGCGGCGGTCAGTTCAACGGAAGCTCCGGATATGAGGAAGCGGCGGCTCAGGGCCTGGTGGCAGGGATCAACGCGGCAAGGAAGCTTCAGGGAAAGGAACCTCTGATCATCGACCGCTCCGAGGGTTATATCGGCGTGCTGATCGACGATCTGGTGACAAAGGAAAGCCATGAACCATACCGGATGATGACTTCCCGGGCGGAATACCGGCTGCTTCTGCGCCAGGATAACGCAGATCAGCGGCTGACAGAGAAAGGCTATCAGGTGGGCCTGATCAGTCAGGAGCGATATGACCGGTTACTGAAGAAAGAACAATATATTGCCGACGAGATCAAGCGGCTGAATCATACCAATATCGGCACCGGTTCTTCTGTCAATCAGCTTCTGGAGCAGCATGGCAGCACGCTCTTATCCTCCGGGACTACCCTGGCGGAGCTGATCCGCAGGCCGGAACTCTCCTATGAGATTCTGGCCCCGGTGGATGAAGGACGGCCCCAATTTCCGGCGGATCTTGCAGAAGAGATCATGGAACAGATCAACATATCCATCAAGTACGAGGGGTATATCCGACGCCAGGAGAAGCAGGTGGAACAGTTTCGGAAGCTGGAGAAGAAGCGGATCCCGGAAGATATTGATTACGACCAGGTGAAAAGCCTGCGTATCGAGGCGGTTCAGAAGCTGAAGGAATACCGTCCGGTGTCTATCGGACAGGCGTCCAGGATCTCTGGAGTTTCCCCAGCAGATATATCGGTATTGTTAATATACCTGGGAGGGGTATATGGAAAGGACAGATAACGTGACAGAGAACAGAATCCAGTTATTAAGGGAAGGGCTTTCTTCCTTCCCCGTGAAACCAACAGACAGACAGCTGCAGCAGTTTCTGGACTATTATGATATTCTTACAGAGTGGAACCAGGTGATGAATCTGACGGCTATCACAGACTATGAAGAAGTGGTGGCAAAGCATTTCGTAGACAGTATTTCCCTTATCCAGGTTACAGACTTGAATCGGGAGATGAAAGTGATAGATATCGGAACAGGAGCAGGATTCCCCGGGATCCCGCTGAAGATCCTGTTCCCGGAATTGAAGATCACTCTTCTGGATTCTCTGAATAAACGGATCCGGTTCCTGAATGAAGTGATCGGTAAGCTGGAATTGACGGATGTGGAAGCTATCCATGGGCGGGCGGAAGATTTCGCTAGGCAGAAGGAATACCGGGAGCAGTTTGATCTGTGTGTGTCCAGAGCGGTGGCCAACCTCTCTACTCTCTCTGAGTACTGCCTTCCTTACGTAAAGAAGGGAGGATACTTTATCTCCTATAAGTCCGGGGATATTGAAGAGGAAGTAAAGGCGTCCGGGAAGGCTCTTGGCATTCTGGGAGGAGAACTGGAAGATGTGATAAAATTTTCTCTTCCTGGCACGGATATTGGCAGAGCTTTTGTGAAGATCAGAAAGATAAAAGATACAGGTAAGAAATATCCAAGGAAAGCCGGGCTTCCGGCAAAAGAGCCATTGTAGACGGATCTGCAATGGCTCTTCTTCTTATCACTATTTTGAAAATAAGATCTGTACCTGCTCCAGGAATTTTTCCGGGGATTCCATCTGAGGAAGATACCTGGTCTCTCCTATGGAAGCGATCTCCACGGAAGGAAGAATGGACCGGTACTCTTCTGCTGCTTCCTGATAGGAAGGATCTTCCCCGTGAATGATGTAGATACTGTTGTTGATGGAACTCAGACAATGCTTAAGATTCACTGTGGTGTAATGTCCCATCTGGCTGGACAGAAGATATTTGCTTATTGCCCCGCCGGAATGAGAGGCTTCATAGTAAGTCTTGATCATCTCTGAAGTTACATTCTCCGGATGGAAGAAATATTCCTTCCGGAACAGAGATTCAATATGGTCTTCCTTTACCAGCATATTGTAGAGGAAAGTTCCAAATACAGGAGTATTGATCATCCAGGTCAGAGTCTTACTTCTCTTTCCAGGGATCCGTCCCAGTTCTTTTATGTTTTTCGGGTTCACGAAGATCATCTCATCGATAAGAGAGGGATCTGTCTGGCATGCGCCCACCACGAAGGAACAGGATTCCCCGGTGGCGATAATGCTGCTCTTCTCTCCGATCACATGCTTGATAAAGTCCTGAACCAGCTGAACAAACATATAATTGGTGTAGGTAATGTTAAGCTTGTCTGAACATCCGCATCCGGGAAGATCGATCACATATACCGTATTGGTTTTGGAAAGTTCCTTTACGATCTTGTTCCATTCATAACCGGAACTGCATACAGACAGGTCATGGATCAGAAGCAGCGGCGCTCCATCGCCCTGTTTTGTATAATAAACCTTTCCAAATTTCCAGTCATACCAGGTTCCGGGTGGATTTCCAAGAAGATCTCCGACGGTGGCGGACAGGAAGATAAATTTATTTATCAGGTGTATAGTTACGGTGCCAAGTGCAGCCAGGGATGCTCCGGCAGCCAGTTTCTTTTTCCAACTCATAGATTTTCACACCTTTCTTTTTGATAATAAAATCCTTGAAAACATTATACTACAGGACGGCCGTTATATCAAATGTTTCACGTGAAACATTTGATATAATAAAAAAGCATAAAAGGAGGAATGTTTCACGTGAAACATTTAGTACAAACAGAAAAAAATATGTTTCACGTGAAACATTTAGTAGATAAGAAAATGAAAAAGTGTTATACTGGGCTTAAGTCAAAAGAAAGGTGATAAAATATGGGAAGAATCATAGCCGTCGCAAACCAGAAAGGCGGAGTCGGGAAGACGACAACAGCCATCAACTTATCATCCTGTCTTGCTGAAAAAGGGAAAAAAGTTCTGGCCGTGGACATGGACCCCCAGGGAAACATGACCAGCGGGCTGGGAGTAGACAAGAACTCGGTGGAGAATACCATCTATGATCTCATCATAGGGGAGTCAAGTATTGACAAAGTCCTGAGAAAAGATATTATGAAGAATCTGGATATTATTCCCGCCAATATAGACCTGTCAGCGGCAGAGATCGAGTTGATCGATGTGGAAGACAAAGAGTATATTGTGAGAAATGTCATCAAGGATATCAAGGACAACTACGATTATATCATTATCGACTGTCCTCCTTCCTTGAGCATGCTGACCATCAATGCTATGACAACAGCCACTTCAGTTCTTGTCCCTATCCAGTGCGAGTATTATGCGCTGGAAGGATTGAGCCAGCTGATCCATACCGTGGATCTGGTGCGGGACCGTCTGAACCCGGAACTGGAGATCGAGGGCGTTGTATTTACCATGTATGACGCAAGGACCAACCTGTCTCTGCAGGTTGTGGAGAATGTGAAGGACAATCTGCACCAGAACATTTACAAGACCATTATTCCGAGAAATATCCGGCTGGCAGAGGCGCCAAGCTACGGGATCCCCATCAATGAATACGATCCCAAGTCGGCGGGGTCAGAGAGCTATATGCGGCTGGCGGAAGAAGTGATCAACCGGGAGAATGATCAATAGATAAGGGGGAATCAACATGGCGGTAAAAAAGAAAGGACTGGGAAAAGGACTGGACAGTTTGATCCCGGATAATCGGCCGGCAAAAGCAGAACCGGCGAAGGAGCCGGCGAAAGAAGAGGTAAAGGCCGGAGAACAGATGATGAACATCAATATGGTAGAGCCCAACCGGGATCAGCCCCGTAAGAAGTTCGAGGAGGACGCCCTTCTGGAGCTGTCGGATTCTATCAAGCAGTTTGGCGTGATCCAGCCCATCCTTGTAAGGAAGAGGAAGGACTACTATGAGATCATCGCCGGAGAGAGAAGATGGCGGGCCGCGAAGATGGCGGGAGTAAAAGAAGTGCCGGTCATCGTGAAAGAGTATACTGAGCAGGAGATCGTAGAGATCAGCCTGATCGAGAATATCCAGCGGGAGAACCTGAATCCTATTGAGGAGGCTATGGCATACAAGAAGCTACTGGAAGGATTCCACCTGAAGCAGGACGAAGTGGCGGAGCGGGTATCCAAGAGCCGGACAGCTGTTACCAACTCCATGCGTCTTCTGAAGCTGGATGAGAAGGTTCAGCAGATGATCGTGGACGATATGATCTCTACCGGACATGCCAGAGCCCTTCTGGCTATCGATGACCATGAACAGCAGTATGAGCTGGCGGTGAGAGTCTTCGACGAGAAGCTGAGCGTCCGGGAGACCGAGAAGCTGGTCAAGGATATCAAGAATCCAAAGAAACCAAAAGAGAAGAAAGTCATTGAACACGCATTTGTCTATACAGACCTGGAGAACCGGATGAAGGAAGTCCTGGGCACCAAGGTAAGTATAGCGGCCAAAGGAAATGGAAAAGGTAAGATTGAGATCGAATACTATTCTGACAAAGAATTAGAACGTATGTTCGATATGATCGTAAGCCTTGGAAAGGAAGATTAAAGATATATGGGAAAAGCATTGACTTCACTGGGAATCACACCTGCATTTATCTTTCTGCTGCTTTTCGTTATTCTATTGTTTCTCTTGTATGTTAATGTTACAATGAAATACAACCGTTTAAAGAGCAGCTATATGACGTTTATGCGGGGCAAAGATGGGAAAACTTTAGAAGAGAGCATGAAAGAGCGTTTCGCGGAAGTGGATACGATCCTGAAGGTAACCAAGCAGAACCGGTCCGATATCCGTGAGATCAACCGCAGGCTGGAAGGAAATTATCAGAAGCTTGGGATCATCAAGTATGACGCTTTCAATGAGATGGGCGGGAAGCTGAGTTTCGCCCTGGCCATGCTGGACGGCAAGAACAACGGCTGGGTGATCAACGCCATGCACAGCCGGGAAGGATGTTACACCTACGTGAAAGAGATCGTCAAAGGCGAGAGCTACGTAGAACTGGCAGAGGAAGAGGCAGAAGCTCTGGACAAGGCGATCTTCCAGGATCCCTACGAACTGGAACCGAAGGAAAAGTAAGAGTAAGAGGAGGAAAAGACCATGTTAGACATTAAGTTTGTGCGAATGAATCCCGATGTTGTGAAGGAAAACATCAAGAAAAAATTCCAGGATGAGAAGCTTCCATTGGTAGACGAGGTCTTAGAACTGGATCAGCGGAATAGAGATATTAAGCAGGAGGTAGAAGCTCTCCGTGCGGACCGCAACAAGATCTCCAAAGAGATCGGCGCCTGCATGGCACAGGGCAAGAAGGAAGAGGCAGAGGAGCTGAAGAAAAAGGTTCAGGCCAACGCAGATCGGGTAGAGGCTCTGTCCACCGAGGAGAAAGAGGTAGAGGCACGGATCAAGAAGATCATGATGACCATCCCAAATATCATCGATCCTTCTGTACCCATTGGAAAAGACGACAGCGAGAATGTGGAGATCGAGAAATTCGGCGAGCCGGTAGTTCCGGACTTCGACATTCCGTATCATACCGAGATCATGGAAACCTTCAACGGCATCGATCTGGAGAGTGCAGGAAAAGTTGCAGGAAATGGGTTCTACTATCTGATGGGAGACATCGCCAGACTTCACTCCGCAGTGATCGCCTACGCCCGTGATTTCATGATCAACCGTGGATTCACTTACTGTATCCCGCCGTTCATGATCCGCAGCAACGTGGTGACCGGCGTTATGAGCTTTGCGGAGATGGACGCCATGATGTATAAGATCGAAGGAGAGGACCTGTACCTGATCGGAACCAGCGAGCACTCCATGATCGGAAAATTCATCGACTCCATGCTGAACGAGGATCAGCTTCCTCAGACCCTGACCAGCTATTCTCCCTGCTTCCGTAAGGAGAAAGGCGCTCACGGCATCGAGGAGAGAGGCGTATACCGGATCCATCAGTTTGAGAAGCAGGAGATGATCGTAGTCTGCAAACCGGAAGACAGCATGTTCTGGTATGACAAACTGTGGCAGAACACCGTAGACCTGTTCCGCTCTCTGGATATCCCGGTACGGACCCTGGAGTGCTGCTCCGGCGACCTGGCGGACCTGAAGGTGAAGTCCTGCGACGTAGAAGCATGGTCTCCGAGACAGAAGAAGTATTTCGAAGTAGGAAGCTGCTCCAACTTAGGAGACGCTCAGGCGCGCCGCCTTGGCATCCGCGTAAAGGCAGCGGACGGCACCAAGTACTTCGCCCATACACTGAACAACACGGTAGTGGCTCCGCCCAGAATGCTGATCGCCTTCCTGGAGAACAACCTTCAGGCAGACGGCACCGTAAGGATCCCGGAGATCCTGCGTCCGTACATGGGCGGCACAGAGAAGCTGGTACCGAAGAAATAAAGACCCGAAAACGGCAGACGTTTCATAGAATGAGGGAAAGAATATGCATCAATACCTGGACGCCATCGGCTTTCACAATGTAAAGACAAAGAAACAGCTGTATGAGATCCTGACGCAGGTAGAAACAGCATTTACCCAGCATGAACTGATTTCCCAGGAAGAGGGCGTGGACTTCTGCGAATTCCAGAAGGAATACGCCCCCGGGATCGGGATCTCCCTGTGCGGGGACATGGATTTGGATGAATGCTTCATGAGGCAGTATTATTTCCCTTATTTTATTGGGACCGGCGTCACCTCCTACGCGGACGTGGCAATGGAGAAGCGGATCGATCGGGACGCCTACGTGGGGATCTGCGAGGATTTAAAGATTGGGATCAACCTGATCTTTTATCTGCAGAATATAGTGGAATACATGAA
This window of the Massilistercora timonensis genome carries:
- the mnmG gene encoding tRNA uridine-5-carboxymethylaminomethyl(34) synthesis enzyme MnmG — encoded protein: MKYSANSVWENKDHYDVAVIGAGHAGCEAALACARMGFKTIVFTVSVDSIALMPCNPNIGGSSKGHLVREVDALGGEMGKVIDRTFIQSKMLNRSKGPAVHSLRAQADKNRYSAAMRQVLEDQENLEIKQAEVVKILTEDDQVTGVQIYSGMVIPCRAVILCTGTYLRARCVYGDVSMNTGPNGLQAANHLTECLKDLGIQMYRFKTGTPARIDRNSVDFSRMEEQFGDERVVPFSFTTDPEDVQIDQVSCWLTYTNEKTHEIIRANLDRSPLFSGMIEGTGPRYCPSIEDKVVKFADKNRHQVFIEPEGLTTNEMYIGGMSSSLPEDVQYAMYRTVPGLEHVKIVRNAYAIEYDCIDARQLTPSLEFRKIKGLFSGGQFNGSSGYEEAAAQGLVAGINAARKLQGKEPLIIDRSEGYIGVLIDDLVTKESHEPYRMMTSRAEYRLLLRQDNADQRLTEKGYQVGLISQERYDRLLKKEQYIADEIKRLNHTNIGTGSSVNQLLEQHGSTLLSSGTTLAELIRRPELSYEILAPVDEGRPQFPADLAEEIMEQINISIKYEGYIRRQEKQVEQFRKLEKKRIPEDIDYDQVKSLRIEAVQKLKEYRPVSIGQASRISGVSPADISVLLIYLGGVYGKDR
- the rsmG gene encoding 16S rRNA (guanine(527)-N(7))-methyltransferase RsmG; its protein translation is MERTDNVTENRIQLLREGLSSFPVKPTDRQLQQFLDYYDILTEWNQVMNLTAITDYEEVVAKHFVDSISLIQVTDLNREMKVIDIGTGAGFPGIPLKILFPELKITLLDSLNKRIRFLNEVIGKLELTDVEAIHGRAEDFARQKEYREQFDLCVSRAVANLSTLSEYCLPYVKKGGYFISYKSGDIEEEVKASGKALGILGGELEDVIKFSLPGTDIGRAFVKIRKIKDTGKKYPRKAGLPAKEPL
- a CDS encoding alpha/beta fold hydrolase, whose protein sequence is MSWKKKLAAGASLAALGTVTIHLINKFIFLSATVGDLLGNPPGTWYDWKFGKVYYTKQGDGAPLLLIHDLSVCSSGYEWNKIVKELSKTNTVYVIDLPGCGCSDKLNITYTNYMFVQLVQDFIKHVIGEKSSIIATGESCSFVVGACQTDPSLIDEMIFVNPKNIKELGRIPGKRSKTLTWMINTPVFGTFLYNMLVKEDHIESLFRKEYFFHPENVTSEMIKTYYEASHSGGAISKYLLSSQMGHYTTVNLKHCLSSINNSIYIIHGEDPSYQEAAEEYRSILPSVEIASIGETRYLPQMESPEKFLEQVQILFSK
- a CDS encoding AAA family ATPase, with protein sequence MGRIIAVANQKGGVGKTTTAINLSSCLAEKGKKVLAVDMDPQGNMTSGLGVDKNSVENTIYDLIIGESSIDKVLRKDIMKNLDIIPANIDLSAAEIELIDVEDKEYIVRNVIKDIKDNYDYIIIDCPPSLSMLTINAMTTATSVLVPIQCEYYALEGLSQLIHTVDLVRDRLNPELEIEGVVFTMYDARTNLSLQVVENVKDNLHQNIYKTIIPRNIRLAEAPSYGIPINEYDPKSAGSESYMRLAEEVINRENDQ
- a CDS encoding ParB/RepB/Spo0J family partition protein; the protein is MAVKKKGLGKGLDSLIPDNRPAKAEPAKEPAKEEVKAGEQMMNINMVEPNRDQPRKKFEEDALLELSDSIKQFGVIQPILVRKRKDYYEIIAGERRWRAAKMAGVKEVPVIVKEYTEQEIVEISLIENIQRENLNPIEEAMAYKKLLEGFHLKQDEVAERVSKSRTAVTNSMRLLKLDEKVQQMIVDDMISTGHARALLAIDDHEQQYELAVRVFDEKLSVRETEKLVKDIKNPKKPKEKKVIEHAFVYTDLENRMKEVLGTKVSIAAKGNGKGKIEIEYYSDKELERMFDMIVSLGKED
- a CDS encoding DUF4446 family protein, with the translated sequence MGKALTSLGITPAFIFLLLFVILLFLLYVNVTMKYNRLKSSYMTFMRGKDGKTLEESMKERFAEVDTILKVTKQNRSDIREINRRLEGNYQKLGIIKYDAFNEMGGKLSFALAMLDGKNNGWVINAMHSREGCYTYVKEIVKGESYVELAEEEAEALDKAIFQDPYELEPKEK
- the serS gene encoding serine--tRNA ligase, which gives rise to MLDIKFVRMNPDVVKENIKKKFQDEKLPLVDEVLELDQRNRDIKQEVEALRADRNKISKEIGACMAQGKKEEAEELKKKVQANADRVEALSTEEKEVEARIKKIMMTIPNIIDPSVPIGKDDSENVEIEKFGEPVVPDFDIPYHTEIMETFNGIDLESAGKVAGNGFYYLMGDIARLHSAVIAYARDFMINRGFTYCIPPFMIRSNVVTGVMSFAEMDAMMYKIEGEDLYLIGTSEHSMIGKFIDSMLNEDQLPQTLTSYSPCFRKEKGAHGIEERGVYRIHQFEKQEMIVVCKPEDSMFWYDKLWQNTVDLFRSLDIPVRTLECCSGDLADLKVKSCDVEAWSPRQKKYFEVGSCSNLGDAQARRLGIRVKAADGTKYFAHTLNNTVVAPPRMLIAFLENNLQADGTVRIPEILRPYMGGTEKLVPKK